Proteins encoded by one window of Nocardia goodfellowii:
- a CDS encoding flavin-containing monooxygenase, which produces MKTIDVAIIGAGFAGIGAAIRLRQKGVHDFTLFERGTRIGGTWRDNTYPGAACDIPSRLYSYSFAPNPDWSHTYSGSKEILGYIESMAAEFGLHERIRFGHTVTGIEFDESAGHWTIAFDGREPVRARSVVLASGPLANASFPAIRGIEDYQGHKIHSARWDHDYDFTGKKVAVVGTGASAVQIIPELVRQAASVKVFQRTPGWVLPRVNRRTSPLLKQLYRQVPAAESLARQIWFYGHESVALGVVWNTPLTRVVEMAGKAQLRRQVKDPWLRRQLTPEFRAGCKRLLMTDDYYPALQRDNCKLITWPIARISEKGIRTAEGIEHQADCIVFATGFDVSKAGTPIPIVGRDGRVLAEEWSRGAYAYKSVAVSGYPNLFFTFGPNSGPGHNSALVYMEAQLDYLSDAIKTILDRNLRVLDVRRDKQDRYNAAIQRRLTATTWNSGCHSWYLTEDGFNATMYPGFATQYVNQLRTLKLDDYEVLPASPARPKIAAVS; this is translated from the coding sequence ATGAAAACGATCGACGTCGCCATCATCGGGGCCGGGTTCGCGGGTATCGGGGCCGCCATCCGGTTGCGGCAGAAGGGCGTCCACGATTTCACGCTGTTCGAGCGGGGCACCCGGATCGGCGGGACCTGGCGCGACAACACCTATCCCGGTGCGGCCTGCGATATTCCGTCACGGCTGTACTCCTACAGTTTCGCGCCGAATCCGGATTGGTCGCACACCTACTCCGGCAGCAAGGAGATTCTCGGCTACATCGAGTCGATGGCCGCCGAGTTCGGCCTGCACGAACGGATCCGCTTCGGCCACACCGTAACCGGAATCGAGTTCGACGAGTCCGCCGGACACTGGACCATCGCATTCGACGGGCGCGAACCGGTCCGGGCCCGCTCGGTGGTGCTGGCCTCGGGGCCGCTGGCCAACGCGAGCTTCCCGGCCATCCGCGGTATCGAGGACTATCAGGGACACAAGATCCACAGTGCCCGCTGGGATCACGACTACGACTTCACCGGCAAGAAGGTCGCGGTAGTCGGCACCGGAGCCAGTGCGGTGCAGATCATTCCGGAGCTGGTGCGGCAGGCGGCCTCGGTCAAGGTGTTCCAGCGGACGCCCGGCTGGGTGCTGCCGCGCGTCAACCGGCGCACCAGCCCGCTGCTCAAACAGCTCTACCGGCAGGTGCCCGCCGCCGAATCGCTGGCCCGGCAGATCTGGTTCTACGGGCACGAATCGGTGGCACTCGGCGTGGTCTGGAACACCCCGCTGACCCGCGTGGTGGAAATGGCCGGCAAGGCGCAGCTGCGCCGGCAGGTCAAGGATCCGTGGCTGCGCCGCCAGCTCACGCCGGAATTCCGGGCGGGCTGCAAACGGCTGCTGATGACCGACGACTACTACCCGGCGTTGCAGCGGGACAACTGCAAGCTCATCACCTGGCCGATCGCCCGGATCTCGGAAAAGGGCATCCGCACCGCGGAAGGCATTGAGCACCAGGCGGATTGCATCGTCTTCGCGACCGGATTCGATGTGTCGAAGGCGGGCACACCGATCCCGATCGTCGGGCGCGACGGCCGGGTACTGGCCGAGGAATGGTCCAGGGGCGCCTACGCGTACAAGAGCGTCGCGGTGTCGGGGTATCCGAATCTGTTCTTCACTTTCGGCCCGAACTCCGGCCCCGGCCACAATTCGGCGCTGGTGTACATGGAGGCGCAGCTGGACTATCTGTCCGACGCCATCAAGACCATCCTGGACCGGAACCTGCGCGTACTCGACGTGCGCCGGGACAAGCAGGACCGATACAACGCGGCCATCCAGCGCCGGCTCACCGCCACCACCTGGAATTCGGGCTGCCACAGCTGGTACCTCACCGAGGACGGTTTCAACGCGACCATGTACCCGGGTTTCGCGACGCAGTACGTCAACCAGCTGCGGACCCTGAAACTGGACGACTACGAGGTGCTGCCCGCCAGCCCGGCGCGGCCGAAGATCGCCGCCGTGTCGTGA